From a single Pseudomonas sp. A34-9 genomic region:
- a CDS encoding CsiV family protein has product MRLFRSLTLLLTFVAPMAFADDLYQVEMILVRQNAVPAIVSRAAPEDWAAGAQRLGDDSKRTPALNDVVTKLTASGEYSVLMHKAWQQTLGEAPAKVAVSDGQEQYGQYPIEGTLEMKLGRFTDVAADFWVNQIDTNGMVTASERLKQDSHTKNGQLNYLDNGHLALLIKITSLTAPAPREAPEAIPD; this is encoded by the coding sequence ATGCGCCTGTTTCGCTCACTGACTTTGCTACTCACCTTCGTAGCTCCGATGGCGTTTGCCGATGACCTGTATCAGGTCGAAATGATTCTGGTCCGGCAGAACGCCGTGCCGGCCATCGTCAGCCGTGCCGCGCCGGAAGACTGGGCCGCTGGCGCCCAGCGCCTGGGCGATGACAGCAAACGTACGCCTGCGCTGAATGACGTGGTTACCAAACTCACCGCCAGCGGCGAGTACAGCGTGCTGATGCACAAGGCCTGGCAGCAAACCCTTGGTGAAGCGCCAGCGAAAGTCGCGGTCAGCGACGGCCAGGAACAGTACGGCCAGTACCCGATCGAGGGCACGCTGGAGATGAAACTCGGGCGCTTTACCGACGTAGCGGCCGATTTCTGGGTCAACCAGATCGACACCAATGGCATGGTCACCGCCAGCGAGCGCCTGAAACAGGACAGCCACACCAAAAATGGCCAACTCAACTACCTCGACAACGGCCATCTGGCCCTGCTGATCAAGATCACTTCCCTGACCGCACCTGCGCCACGGGAAGCACCTGAAGCGATTCCGGACTGA
- a CDS encoding DEAD/DEAH box helicase translates to MNPPLSKPLAPSWVSRFKEQSLERGRRYALENRVRIAQVGDATITASCEGSGGNVYRQTIHLRESAKGTLLLVDAGCTCPVRSNCKHCAAVLLKVQETLDYPAAAKDAELLEKLQAVLENRGPKAPPQVLVDNVQPMPRLWLASVEFSAFEPRNGKMQRYIQHRAALSFSYLDEYVSGQKNSDILIRQETQTLRIKRHPEVEQSYREQLRILGFRIATRQSKALPESAGELYEMVNDSAWLTFTLNDLPKLRTQGWELQIDEEFGFDLTAVDDWYATVEQVPERDWFDLELGIIVNGERLSLLPILLNLMRSHAEILNPERLARRRDDELILVNIPQRNLEHGPLQVALPLGRLKPVLMTLGEFYLQEPGETTLRLSKADATRLNSLEGLPLLWEGGEQIRTFAQRLRDIRDFSVEAPEGLNATLRPYQLEGLSWMQSLRQLEVGGILADDMGLGKTLQTLAHILSEKNAGRLDRPCMVVMPTSLIPNWLDEAAHFTPQLKVVALYGATRKKHFDNLSDFDLILTTYALLPKDVERLAKQPLHVLVLDEAQYIKNPNSKAAQAARELNAHQRLCLSGTPLENHLGELWSLFHFLLPGWLGDVKSFNADYRVPIEKRGSEVRLQHLNGRIKPFLLRRTKEQVATELPPKTEIIHWVDLNEAQRDVYETMRLAMDKKVRDEITRKGVARSQIIILEALLKLRQVCCDLRLVNDATLPARGSTSGKLDSLMEMLEELFEEGRRILLFSQFTSMLSLIEDELKKRNVSYALLTGQTRDRRTPVKEFQNGKRQIFLISLKAGGVGLNLTEADTVIHYDPWWNPATENQATDRAYRIGQEKPVFVYKMIARGTVEEKIQHLQKEKSELAAGVLDGRKAGDWKLQSDDIEALFAPLPDKSDKR, encoded by the coding sequence ATGAACCCGCCGCTGAGTAAGCCGTTGGCGCCCTCATGGGTCAGCCGATTCAAGGAACAGAGCCTGGAGCGTGGCCGTCGCTACGCCCTGGAAAACCGGGTACGCATCGCCCAGGTCGGCGATGCAACGATCACCGCCAGCTGCGAAGGCTCTGGCGGTAACGTTTACCGTCAGACGATTCATCTTCGCGAGTCAGCCAAAGGCACTCTGCTGCTGGTCGATGCCGGGTGCACCTGCCCGGTTCGCAGCAACTGCAAACACTGCGCAGCGGTACTGCTGAAAGTGCAGGAAACCCTCGATTACCCCGCTGCAGCCAAAGACGCCGAACTGCTGGAAAAACTGCAAGCCGTACTGGAAAACCGCGGCCCGAAAGCGCCGCCGCAAGTACTGGTCGACAACGTGCAGCCGATGCCACGCCTATGGCTGGCCAGTGTCGAGTTCAGCGCTTTCGAACCCCGCAACGGCAAGATGCAGCGTTATATTCAGCACCGCGCGGCGCTGTCGTTCAGCTATCTGGACGAATACGTCAGCGGGCAGAAGAACAGCGACATCCTGATCCGCCAGGAAACCCAGACGCTGCGGATAAAACGCCACCCGGAAGTCGAACAGTCCTACCGCGAACAGTTAAGAATCCTCGGCTTTCGTATCGCCACGCGGCAAAGCAAAGCGCTGCCGGAGAGCGCGGGCGAACTGTACGAGATGGTCAACGACAGCGCCTGGCTGACGTTCACCCTCAATGATTTGCCAAAGCTGCGCACCCAAGGCTGGGAATTGCAGATTGATGAAGAGTTCGGCTTTGACCTGACCGCTGTGGATGACTGGTACGCCACGGTCGAGCAGGTGCCGGAACGTGACTGGTTCGATCTGGAGCTGGGGATCATCGTCAATGGTGAGCGCCTGAGCCTGCTGCCGATTCTGCTCAATCTGATGCGCTCGCATGCGGAGATTCTCAATCCCGAACGCCTTGCGCGGCGCCGCGATGACGAGCTGATTCTGGTCAACATCCCGCAACGCAACCTTGAGCACGGGCCACTGCAGGTGGCGTTGCCGCTAGGCCGGTTGAAACCTGTGCTGATGACGCTCGGCGAGTTCTATTTGCAGGAGCCCGGCGAAACCACCCTGCGCCTGAGCAAGGCCGACGCAACACGACTCAACTCTCTGGAAGGCCTCCCGCTGCTGTGGGAGGGCGGCGAGCAGATCCGCACGTTCGCTCAACGCCTGCGCGACATTCGTGATTTCAGTGTTGAAGCGCCGGAAGGCTTGAATGCGACGCTGCGCCCGTATCAGCTTGAAGGCTTGAGCTGGATGCAATCGCTGCGACAACTGGAAGTCGGCGGGATTCTCGCGGACGACATGGGTTTGGGCAAAACCCTACAGACCCTGGCGCATATTCTGAGCGAGAAAAACGCCGGGCGTCTCGATCGACCGTGCATGGTGGTGATGCCGACCAGCCTGATTCCGAACTGGCTGGATGAGGCGGCACACTTCACCCCGCAACTGAAAGTAGTCGCGCTGTACGGCGCCACTCGCAAGAAGCATTTTGACAACCTGAGTGACTTCGATCTGATCCTCACCACCTATGCGCTGCTGCCCAAGGACGTCGAACGTCTGGCCAAGCAGCCGCTGCACGTGTTGGTGCTGGATGAAGCGCAGTACATCAAAAATCCGAACAGCAAAGCCGCTCAAGCCGCGCGCGAGCTGAATGCACATCAGCGCTTGTGCTTGAGTGGTACGCCGCTGGAAAACCACCTGGGCGAGTTGTGGTCACTGTTTCACTTCCTGCTGCCGGGCTGGCTTGGCGACGTGAAAAGTTTCAACGCCGATTACCGGGTACCGATTGAAAAGCGCGGCAGTGAAGTCAGACTTCAACACCTGAACGGTCGGATAAAACCGTTTCTGTTGCGCCGTACCAAGGAGCAGGTTGCCACCGAGTTGCCGCCAAAGACTGAAATCATCCACTGGGTCGATCTCAACGAAGCGCAGCGCGATGTGTACGAAACCATGCGCCTGGCGATGGACAAGAAAGTCCGCGACGAGATCACTCGCAAAGGCGTGGCGCGCAGCCAGATCATCATTCTTGAGGCGCTGCTCAAGTTGCGACAGGTCTGCTGCGATCTGCGCCTGGTCAACGATGCCACCCTGCCCGCTCGCGGCAGCACCTCCGGCAAGCTCGACAGCTTGATGGAAATGCTTGAGGAGTTGTTCGAGGAAGGTCGGCGGATTCTGCTGTTCTCGCAATTCACCTCGATGCTGTCATTGATCGAAGACGAGCTGAAAAAACGTAACGTTTCCTACGCGCTGTTGACCGGCCAAACCCGCGATCGACGTACGCCGGTGAAGGAATTCCAGAACGGAAAGCGTCAGATCTTTCTGATCAGCCTGAAGGCTGGCGGTGTTGGCTTGAACCTGACGGAGGCGGACACGGTGATTCACTACGACCCGTGGTGGAACCCGGCGACCGAAAATCAGGCGACTGACCGAGCGTATCGAATCGGTCAGGAGAAACCGGTGTTCGTTTACAAGATGATTGCCCGGGGCACGGTGGAGGAGAAAATTCAGCACCTGCAGAAGGAAAAGTCCGAATTGGCGGCAGGTGTGCTGGATGGGCGCAAGGCCGGGGACTGGAAGTTGCAGAGCGATGATATTGAGGCGTTGTTTGCGCCGTTGCCGGATAAGTCAGACAAACGCTGA
- a CDS encoding S-methyl-5'-thioinosine phosphorylase: MTVYAIIGGTGLTQLEGLTIRQSLAVDTPYGAPSADVQIGEYAGKEVLFLARHGHPHRFPPHKVNYRANLWALKQAGAEAIIAVNAVGGIHPAMGTGHFCVPHQIVDYTSGREHTYFADDLEHVTHIDFSFPYSEPLRQQLIAAVAAEGCEYSDQGVYACTQGPRLETVAEIVRLERDGCDIVGMTGMPEAALARELDLDYACLALVVNPAAGKTTEVITMAEIEQALHDGMGKVKSALARVLKG; the protein is encoded by the coding sequence ATGACGGTTTACGCAATCATCGGCGGCACCGGCTTGACCCAGCTCGAAGGCCTGACCATTCGCCAATCGCTGGCAGTGGACACGCCCTATGGCGCGCCATCGGCCGACGTGCAGATTGGCGAATACGCCGGCAAGGAAGTGCTGTTCCTCGCCCGTCACGGCCACCCGCATCGCTTCCCGCCGCACAAGGTCAACTACCGCGCCAACCTGTGGGCGCTGAAGCAGGCCGGCGCCGAAGCGATCATCGCGGTGAACGCCGTGGGCGGGATTCATCCGGCCATGGGCACCGGGCACTTCTGCGTACCGCATCAAATCGTCGACTACACCAGTGGTCGCGAGCACACCTATTTCGCTGATGATCTGGAGCACGTCACCCACATCGACTTCAGCTTTCCGTACAGCGAGCCATTGCGTCAGCAACTGATTGCTGCAGTGGCTGCCGAAGGCTGTGAGTACAGCGATCAGGGCGTTTATGCCTGCACCCAGGGTCCACGTCTGGAAACGGTTGCCGAGATCGTGCGTCTGGAACGCGATGGCTGTGACATCGTCGGCATGACCGGCATGCCGGAAGCGGCACTGGCGCGTGAGCTGGATCTGGATTACGCCTGTCTGGCGCTGGTGGTGAACCCGGCGGCGGGCAAGACCACGGAAGTGATCACCATGGCCGAGATCGAGCAGGCGTTGCATGACGGGATGGGCAAGGTGAAGTCGGCGTTGGCGCGGGTCCTCAAGGGCTGA
- the nagZ gene encoding beta-N-acetylhexosaminidase — translation MTAGLQGSLMVDVAGTWLTAEDRQLLRQPEVGGLIIFARNIEHPRQVRELSASIRAIRPDLLLAVDQEGGRVQRLRQGFVRLPAMRAIADNPNAEYLAEQCGWIMATEVLAVGLDLSFAPVLDLDYQRSAVVGTRSFEGDSERAALLAGAFIRGMNSAGMAATGKHFPGHGWAEADSHVAIPNDERSLDEIRANDLVPFARLSKQLAAIMPAHVIYPQVDSQPAGFSRRWLQDILRGELQFDGVIFSDDLSMAGAHVVGDAASRIEAALTAGCDMGLVCNDRAAAELALSAAQRMKVKPSARIARMRGQAFASTDYRQDPRWLTAIGALKDAQLID, via the coding sequence ATGACTGCTGGCCTGCAAGGCTCGTTGATGGTGGACGTCGCCGGTACCTGGCTGACGGCCGAAGATCGCCAATTGTTGCGTCAGCCCGAAGTGGGTGGCCTGATCATTTTTGCCCGCAACATCGAGCATCCGCGCCAAGTGCGTGAACTCAGCGCCTCGATTCGCGCAATTCGTCCGGATCTGCTGCTGGCGGTGGATCAAGAGGGTGGCCGCGTGCAGCGCCTGCGTCAGGGCTTCGTGCGTCTGCCGGCCATGCGCGCGATCGCCGACAACCCGAATGCTGAATACCTCGCCGAGCAATGTGGCTGGATCATGGCCACCGAAGTGCTGGCGGTCGGACTCGACCTGAGTTTCGCCCCGGTGCTCGATCTGGATTACCAGCGCAGCGCCGTGGTCGGCACCCGTTCGTTCGAAGGCGATTCCGAGCGCGCCGCGCTGCTCGCCGGCGCATTTATTCGCGGCATGAACAGCGCTGGCATGGCCGCTACCGGCAAGCACTTCCCCGGTCATGGCTGGGCCGAAGCCGATTCCCACGTGGCGATTCCGAATGATGAGCGCAGCCTCGACGAGATCCGCGCCAACGACCTCGTGCCGTTCGCCAGGCTGAGCAAACAACTGGCCGCGATCATGCCGGCGCACGTCATCTATCCGCAGGTGGATTCGCAGCCGGCCGGTTTCTCCCGACGCTGGTTGCAGGACATTCTGCGCGGCGAGTTGCAGTTCGACGGCGTGATCTTCAGCGATGACCTGTCGATGGCCGGTGCCCACGTGGTCGGCGACGCCGCCAGTCGCATCGAGGCCGCACTGACTGCCGGCTGCGACATGGGCCTGGTGTGCAACGACCGCGCCGCTGCCGAACTGGCCCTGAGCGCCGCACAACGCATGAAGGTCAAGCCATCGGCCCGAATCGCCCGTATGCGCGGTCAGGCCTTCGCCAGCACCGATTACCGCCAGGATCCGCGCTGGCTCACCGCCATCGGCGCGCTCAAAGACGCTCAACTGATCGATTAA
- a CDS encoding TetR/AcrR family transcriptional regulator: MAQSETVERILDAAEQLFAEKGFAETSLRLITSKAGVNLAAVNYHFGSKKALIQAVFSRFLGPFCISLDKELERRQAKPENKPTLEELLEILVEQALVVQPRSGNDLSIFMRLLGLAFSQSQGHLRRYLEDMYGKVFRRYMLLVNEAAPRIPPIELFWRVHFMLGAAAFSMSGIKALRAIAETDFGVNTSIEQVMRLMVPFLAAGMRAETGVTDAAMATAQLRPRSKSTPVAAKV; the protein is encoded by the coding sequence ATGGCCCAGTCGGAAACCGTTGAACGCATTCTTGATGCTGCCGAGCAGTTGTTCGCGGAGAAAGGTTTCGCTGAAACCTCATTGCGTTTGATCACCAGCAAGGCAGGCGTCAACCTGGCAGCGGTGAACTATCACTTTGGCTCGAAAAAAGCGCTGATTCAGGCGGTTTTTTCGCGCTTTCTCGGGCCGTTCTGCATCAGCCTCGACAAAGAGCTGGAGCGCCGTCAGGCCAAGCCCGAAAACAAGCCTACGCTCGAAGAACTACTGGAAATCCTCGTCGAGCAGGCCCTCGTGGTTCAACCACGCAGCGGCAACGATCTGTCGATTTTCATGCGCTTGCTCGGCCTCGCGTTCAGCCAGAGCCAGGGCCACTTGCGCCGTTATCTGGAAGACATGTACGGCAAGGTGTTTCGTCGCTACATGCTGCTGGTCAATGAGGCCGCACCTCGCATTCCGCCGATCGAACTGTTCTGGCGCGTGCACTTCATGCTCGGCGCCGCGGCGTTCAGCATGTCCGGGATCAAGGCCTTGCGCGCGATCGCCGAGACCGATTTCGGCGTCAACACCTCGATCGAGCAAGTGATGCGCCTGATGGTGCCGTTCCTCGCTGCGGGCATGCGCGCCGAAACCGGCGTCACTGATGCCGCGATGGCCACCGCGCAATTGCGTCCGCGCAGCAAATCTACGCCGGTCGCCGCCAAGGTTTAA
- the lexA gene encoding transcriptional repressor LexA yields MLKLTPRQAEILAFIKRCLEDNGYPPTRAEIAQELGFKSPNAAEEHLKALARKGAIEMTPGASRGIRIPGFEAKADDSTLPIIGRVAAGAPILAQQHIEESCNINPAFFHPRADYLLRVHGMSMKDIGIFDGDLLAVHTTREARNGQVVVARIGDEVTVKRFKREGSKVWLIAENPEFAPIEVDLKDQELVIEGLSVGVIRR; encoded by the coding sequence ATGCTAAAGCTGACGCCACGCCAAGCCGAGATTCTGGCCTTTATCAAACGCTGCCTCGAAGACAATGGCTACCCGCCAACCCGCGCGGAAATCGCTCAGGAGCTGGGTTTCAAGTCGCCGAACGCGGCTGAAGAACACCTTAAGGCACTGGCCCGAAAAGGCGCCATCGAGATGACTCCCGGCGCTTCTCGCGGTATTCGCATTCCCGGCTTCGAAGCCAAGGCCGATGACTCTACCCTGCCCATCATTGGCCGGGTCGCTGCCGGCGCGCCAATCCTCGCCCAGCAGCACATCGAAGAATCCTGCAACATCAATCCGGCCTTCTTTCATCCACGCGCTGACTATCTGTTGCGTGTACACGGCATGAGCATGAAGGACATCGGCATTTTCGATGGTGACCTCCTCGCCGTACACACAACCCGAGAAGCACGTAACGGCCAAGTCGTCGTCGCCCGCATCGGCGATGAAGTGACGGTCAAACGCTTCAAGCGTGAAGGCAGCAAGGTCTGGCTGATTGCCGAAAACCCTGAGTTCGCCCCTATCGAAGTCGACCTGAAAGATCAGGAACTGGTGATCGAAGGCTTGAGTGTCGGCGTCATTCGCCGCTAA
- the sulA gene encoding SOS-induced cell division inhibitor SulA — protein MQFPHTPQQTQLPLFEAFLAQPMAPILKDVVERPWNAEPEVFSELSLRGAAGNCLNLLAPILRELSEDQDARWLTLIAPPASLTQTWLRDAGLNRERILLLQPRGAQSAQQLACEALKLGRSHTVVTWLNPLNTHSRQQLISAARTGDAQSLNIRLG, from the coding sequence ATGCAGTTCCCACACACCCCTCAGCAAACACAACTGCCTTTATTCGAAGCGTTTCTGGCGCAACCGATGGCGCCGATCCTGAAAGACGTGGTCGAACGCCCTTGGAATGCCGAACCCGAAGTATTCAGTGAGCTGTCACTGCGTGGTGCTGCCGGGAACTGCCTGAACCTGCTCGCCCCGATCCTGCGCGAACTCAGTGAAGATCAGGACGCGCGCTGGCTGACGCTGATCGCGCCACCTGCCAGCCTGACCCAGACATGGCTGCGGGATGCCGGGCTGAATCGCGAACGCATTCTGCTGTTGCAACCAAGGGGCGCTCAAAGCGCTCAGCAACTGGCGTGCGAAGCTCTGAAGCTGGGTCGCAGTCACACCGTGGTCACCTGGCTCAACCCGCTAAACACCCACTCGCGGCAACAACTGATCAGCGCTGCACGCACGGGCGACGCTCAGAGTCTAAACATTCGCTTGGGTTGA
- a CDS encoding DUF6586 family protein, with protein sequence MAHELYTRTNQKIYFAGLSLEALARAEEGRAMNSLALIQAGRESALFHLYGALLGLCHEIAGFYRLPQASAPRAEMLLTREVLESIAIPELAEMVELAGNSETWLAKLLAAHSALFQPPRVPHKPKGDVTQPLIQAINLDEEEAPEELSREELESWRQNLKGLAIRFREGLNEC encoded by the coding sequence ATGGCTCACGAACTCTATACCCGTACCAATCAGAAGATCTATTTCGCTGGCCTTTCGCTCGAAGCCCTGGCTCGCGCTGAAGAGGGGCGGGCGATGAATTCTCTGGCGTTGATTCAGGCCGGGCGTGAATCGGCGCTGTTTCACCTGTACGGCGCCTTGCTGGGTCTTTGCCATGAGATCGCGGGTTTCTATCGTCTGCCGCAGGCCAGTGCGCCACGGGCCGAGATGCTGCTGACGCGTGAAGTGCTGGAGTCGATTGCGATTCCCGAACTGGCCGAAATGGTTGAGTTGGCGGGCAACTCTGAAACCTGGCTGGCAAAACTGCTGGCTGCGCATTCGGCGCTGTTCCAGCCGCCACGGGTGCCACACAAACCGAAAGGTGATGTGACGCAGCCGTTGATTCAGGCGATTAATCTGGATGAAGAAGAAGCGCCAGAGGAGTTGAGTCGAGAGGAACTGGAGAGCTGGCGGCAGAACTTGAAAGGTCTGGCGATACGTTTCCGCGAAGGCTTGAACGAGTGCTGA
- the topA gene encoding type I DNA topoisomerase — MGKSLVIVESPAKAKTINKYLGNQYVVKSSIGHIRDLPTSGSASASKEPAAKRGKAAAGEGPVLSPKEKARKQLVSRMGVDPDHGWKAKYEILPGKEKVIEELRRLAKDADTIYLATDLDREGEAIAWHLREAIGGDDSRYKRVVFNEITKKAIQEAFSEPGELDIDRVNAQQARRFLDRVVGYMVSPLLWAKIARGLSAGRVQSVAVKLVVEREREIRAFNPEEYWEVHADLGTTKGSTVRFEVAREKGEAFKPLNEAQAMAALEKLKSSSYSIVKREDKPTSSKPSAPFITSTLQQAASNRLGFGVKKTMMMAQRLYEAGYITYMRTDSTNLSADAVAMARTYIEDEFGKKYLPETPNVYSSKEGAQEAHEAIRPSDANTIPSKLAGMERDAERLYELIWRQFLACQMLPAQYLSTTVSVGAGDFELRAKGRILKFDGYTRVMPQIAKPGDDDVLPDMAQGDVMKLIKLDPSQHFTKPPARYSEASLVKEMEKRGIGRPSTYAAIISTIQDRGYVTLHNRRFYSEKMGDIVTERLSESFSNLMDYGFTAGMEENLDDVAQGERDWKSVLDEFYGDFKKKLEVAENPDSGMRANQPVMTDIPCTTCGRPMQIRTASTGVFLGCSGYSLPPKERCKATVNLVPGDEIAADDEGESESLVLRGKHRCPICSTAMDAYLLDEKRKLHICGNNPDCAGYEIEEGSYRIKGYEGPSLECDKCGSEMQLKTGRFGKFFGCTNPTCKNTRKLLKSGDAAPPKMDPVKMPELKCEKVNDTYILRDGASGLFLAASQFPKNRETRAPLVIEILPHKDEIDPKYHFLCEAPQKDPDGLPAVIRYSRKTKEQYVQTEVDGKPTGWKAYYDGGKWTVEDKRTKAKAE; from the coding sequence ATGGGCAAATCGCTGGTCATTGTGGAATCCCCGGCTAAGGCCAAGACCATCAACAAGTATCTGGGTAACCAATACGTGGTGAAGTCGAGTATCGGCCATATCCGAGACCTGCCCACCAGCGGTTCGGCTAGCGCCAGCAAAGAGCCAGCCGCCAAGCGCGGCAAGGCTGCTGCGGGCGAAGGTCCGGTGCTCTCGCCGAAAGAGAAAGCGCGCAAGCAGCTGGTCTCGCGTATGGGTGTCGATCCCGATCATGGCTGGAAAGCCAAGTACGAGATCCTTCCAGGTAAAGAGAAGGTCATCGAAGAGCTGCGCCGGCTCGCCAAAGATGCTGACACCATCTATCTCGCAACCGACTTGGATCGCGAGGGGGAAGCCATTGCCTGGCACCTGCGCGAAGCCATCGGTGGTGATGACAGCCGCTACAAGCGCGTGGTGTTCAACGAAATTACCAAGAAGGCGATTCAGGAAGCCTTCTCGGAACCGGGCGAGCTGGACATCGATCGTGTCAACGCTCAACAGGCCCGTCGTTTCCTCGACCGCGTTGTGGGTTACATGGTTTCGCCGCTGCTGTGGGCGAAAATCGCCCGTGGCCTGTCTGCCGGTCGTGTGCAGTCGGTTGCCGTGAAACTGGTGGTCGAGCGTGAGCGTGAAATCCGTGCGTTCAACCCGGAAGAGTACTGGGAAGTGCATGCCGATCTCGGCACCACCAAAGGCTCGACCGTGCGTTTCGAAGTGGCTCGCGAGAAAGGCGAGGCCTTCAAGCCGCTCAACGAAGCCCAGGCCATGGCCGCGCTGGAAAAGCTCAAGTCTTCCAGCTACAGCATCGTTAAGCGCGAAGACAAGCCGACCAGCAGCAAGCCTTCGGCGCCATTCATCACCTCGACACTGCAACAGGCTGCGAGTAACCGCCTGGGCTTCGGCGTGAAGAAAACCATGATGATGGCCCAGCGTCTCTACGAAGCCGGCTACATCACTTACATGCGTACCGACTCGACCAACCTCTCGGCTGATGCCGTGGCGATGGCGCGTACTTATATCGAAGACGAGTTCGGCAAGAAGTACCTGCCGGAAACGCCGAACGTCTACAGCAGCAAGGAAGGCGCACAAGAGGCTCACGAAGCGATTCGTCCGTCCGACGCCAACACCATTCCGAGCAAGCTTGCAGGCATGGAGCGTGACGCTGAGCGTCTCTACGAGCTGATCTGGCGTCAGTTCCTCGCTTGCCAGATGCTACCGGCGCAATATCTGTCGACCACCGTCAGCGTTGGTGCTGGCGATTTCGAGCTGCGTGCCAAGGGCCGTATTCTCAAGTTCGACGGTTACACCCGCGTTATGCCGCAAATTGCCAAGCCAGGCGATGACGACGTTCTGCCTGATATGGCGCAGGGCGATGTGATGAAGCTGATCAAGCTCGATCCGTCCCAGCACTTTACCAAGCCGCCAGCGCGTTATTCGGAAGCCAGCCTGGTGAAAGAAATGGAAAAACGTGGCATCGGTCGTCCTTCGACTTATGCCGCGATCATTTCGACCATTCAGGATCGCGGCTACGTGACCCTGCATAACCGTCGTTTCTATTCGGAAAAGATGGGCGACATCGTTACCGAGCGACTGTCGGAAAGCTTCTCCAACCTCATGGACTACGGTTTCACCGCCGGCATGGAAGAGAACCTCGACGATGTGGCGCAGGGCGAACGCGACTGGAAAAGCGTGCTGGACGAGTTCTACGGCGATTTCAAAAAGAAACTTGAAGTAGCCGAAAACCCGGACAGCGGCATGCGCGCCAACCAGCCGGTCATGACCGACATTCCGTGCACGACCTGTGGCCGCCCGATGCAGATCCGTACTGCGTCGACCGGCGTGTTCCTCGGTTGCTCGGGCTACAGCCTGCCGCCGAAAGAACGCTGCAAGGCCACCGTCAACCTGGTGCCGGGCGACGAAATCGCTGCGGACGACGAGGGCGAGTCGGAATCGCTGGTTCTGCGCGGCAAGCATCGCTGCCCGATCTGCAGCACGGCGATGGACGCTTATCTGCTCGACGAGAAGCGCAAGCTGCACATCTGCGGTAACAACCCGGATTGTGCTGGCTACGAAATCGAAGAGGGCAGCTATCGCATCAAGGGCTACGAAGGTCCGAGCCTGGAATGTGACAAGTGCGGCAGCGAGATGCAACTCAAGACTGGCCGTTTCGGCAAGTTCTTCGGTTGCACCAACCCGACCTGCAAGAACACCCGCAAACTGTTGAAGAGCGGTGACGCGGCGCCGCCGAAGATGGATCCGGTGAAGATGCCTGAGCTGAAATGCGAAAAGGTCAACGACACCTACATCCTGCGCGACGGTGCGTCTGGTCTGTTCCTGGCGGCCAGTCAGTTTCCGAAAAACCGCGAGACCCGTGCTCCGCTGGTGATCGAGATTCTGCCGCACAAGGACGAGATTGATCCGAAGTATCACTTCCTGTGCGAAGCCCCGCAGAAAGACCCTGATGGTCTGCCAGCGGTGATTCGTTATAGTCGCAAGACCAAGGAGCAATACGTGCAGACCGAAGTCGACGGCAAGCCTACTGGCTGGAAGGCTTACTACGACGGTGGCAAGTGGACGGTTGAAGACAAGCGTACGAAGGCCAAAGCTGAATAA
- a CDS encoding DUF1653 domain-containing protein encodes MPIQPGLYQHYKGPQYRVFSVARHSETEEEVVFYQALYGDYGFWVRPLSMFLESVEVDGEQVPRFALVQAEPSLFSKA; translated from the coding sequence ATGCCGATACAACCTGGGCTCTACCAACATTACAAAGGTCCGCAGTACCGCGTATTCAGTGTTGCGCGGCACTCCGAGACCGAAGAAGAAGTGGTCTTTTACCAAGCCCTGTATGGCGATTACGGCTTTTGGGTGCGCCCTCTGAGCATGTTTCTCGAGTCGGTCGAAGTTGACGGCGAGCAGGTGCCGCGCTTTGCTTTGGTGCAAGCCGAACCGAGCCTTTTTTCCAAGGCATGA